The Ruania alba genome window below encodes:
- a CDS encoding LLM class flavin-dependent oxidoreductase: MAFEVGIMTFGEITEDPATGKTPSPRERVRETIEQARLADEVGLDVFGMGEHHRTDFIGSAPSILLAAAAEKTENIRLTSAVTVLSSEDPVRVWEQFATIDLLSAGRAEIIAGRGSYTESFPLFGYDLRNYADLFREKLDLLLQIRERNPLTWEGHFRAPLVDADIAPRADGDTLPIWVGVGGSPASAVSTGRLGLPMALALLLGPITFHEQTVQLYRQAASEAGHDISRLPISINAHGYVGRTSQQARDLMYPYFAKGMADNNHQRGEGFTIPRAAFDAQASPAAGLLVGSSQEIIDKIMSYHELYGLNRVMIQMGFGGVPQRDHLEAIERLGTEVAPVVRREVAQRERDAA; the protein is encoded by the coding sequence ATGGCCTTCGAAGTGGGAATCATGACCTTCGGCGAGATCACCGAAGACCCGGCAACAGGGAAGACGCCGTCGCCGCGCGAGCGCGTGCGCGAGACCATCGAGCAGGCACGCCTCGCCGACGAGGTGGGACTGGACGTGTTCGGCATGGGCGAGCACCACCGCACGGACTTCATCGGTTCCGCTCCCAGCATCCTGCTCGCCGCGGCTGCGGAGAAGACCGAGAACATCCGCCTGACCAGCGCCGTCACGGTGCTCAGCTCGGAAGACCCGGTCCGCGTGTGGGAGCAGTTCGCCACGATCGACCTGCTCTCCGCCGGCAGGGCGGAGATCATCGCGGGGCGCGGCTCGTACACGGAGTCCTTTCCGCTGTTCGGGTACGACCTGCGCAACTACGCCGACCTGTTCCGCGAGAAGCTGGATCTGCTGCTGCAGATCCGCGAACGCAACCCGCTCACCTGGGAGGGACACTTCCGCGCTCCCCTCGTCGATGCGGACATCGCGCCGCGCGCCGACGGCGACACATTGCCGATCTGGGTAGGCGTCGGTGGATCGCCGGCGTCGGCCGTCAGCACCGGCCGACTTGGACTGCCCATGGCGCTCGCCCTGCTGCTGGGACCGATCACATTCCACGAGCAGACCGTCCAGCTGTACCGTCAGGCCGCCTCGGAGGCGGGGCACGACATCTCTCGGCTGCCGATCAGCATCAACGCGCACGGTTACGTCGGCCGCACCAGCCAGCAGGCCCGGGACCTGATGTACCCCTACTTCGCGAAGGGGATGGCCGACAACAACCACCAGCGCGGCGAGGGATTCACCATCCCGCGTGCGGCGTTCGACGCGCAGGCCTCTCCGGCGGCGGGGCTGCTCGTGGGCAGCTCGCAGGAGATCATCGACAAGATCATGAGTTACCACGAGCTGTACGGGCTGAACCGCGTCATGATCCAGATGGGCTTCGGCGGGGTTCCGCAGAGAGATCACCTCGAAGCCATCGAGCGGCTCGGCACCGAGGTGGCTCCCGTCGTGCGCCGCGAGGTCGCTCAGCGCGAGAGGGATGCGGCATGA
- a CDS encoding NAD(P)H-dependent oxidoreductase → MTVTQQTGTLPETSDPEAPLRIVVVNGSPNEPSKTMGLVHVILDELRGMIPIVVSQIDVYRLGEGFTGAIGRDETGPAAERALRLAEEADLLLAATPVFRGSYPGMFKHFFDLVEQYALANKPVLLAATGGSERHTLVLEHALRPLFGFFQAFTVPVAFFASAGDFDGVTLLNPRVHTRIQVGLTDVIGILRSRMAAESGHSPQMSLAWAPQGPRS, encoded by the coding sequence ATGACGGTCACCCAGCAGACCGGCACGCTTCCGGAAACCTCCGATCCGGAGGCACCCCTGCGCATCGTCGTGGTCAACGGCAGCCCGAACGAGCCGTCGAAGACAATGGGACTGGTCCACGTCATCCTCGATGAGTTGCGGGGCATGATCCCGATCGTGGTCTCGCAGATCGACGTGTACCGGCTCGGGGAGGGATTCACCGGCGCCATCGGACGCGACGAGACCGGCCCGGCGGCGGAACGCGCCCTTCGGCTCGCTGAGGAGGCTGACCTGCTCCTCGCGGCGACGCCGGTGTTCCGCGGCAGCTACCCCGGGATGTTCAAGCACTTCTTCGACCTCGTCGAGCAGTACGCGCTGGCGAACAAGCCTGTACTGCTCGCAGCCACCGGCGGTAGCGAACGCCACACGCTCGTCCTGGAGCACGCACTGCGCCCGCTGTTCGGCTTCTTCCAGGCGTTCACCGTCCCCGTCGCCTTCTTCGCCTCCGCCGGAGACTTCGACGGCGTGACCCTGCTGAACCCGCGCGTGCACACCCGCATCCAGGTGGGACTCACCGACGTGATCGGCATCCTGCGCTCGCGGATGGCCGCAGAGTCGGGGCACTCTCCTCAGATGTCACTCGCATGGGCGCCTCAGGGGCCGCGTTCGTGA
- a CDS encoding MerR family transcriptional regulator — translation MGLTIAEAARQLGLAVDTLRYYEKDGLLLRPVPRSSAGHRRYQAEDLRWIELVTRLRATGMPIREVRRYADLVRAGSGNERERLELLQGHREAVLGQLVEVQAHLAAIEYKIDLYTDRLGAECLSA, via the coding sequence ATGGGACTGACCATCGCCGAGGCGGCACGCCAGCTCGGGCTCGCCGTGGACACACTGCGCTACTACGAGAAGGACGGTCTGCTGCTGCGGCCGGTGCCCCGGTCGAGTGCCGGGCACCGCCGCTACCAAGCGGAGGACCTGCGTTGGATCGAGCTCGTCACCCGGCTGCGCGCCACCGGGATGCCGATCCGCGAGGTGCGCCGGTACGCGGACCTGGTGCGCGCAGGTAGCGGGAACGAACGAGAACGCCTGGAGCTGCTGCAGGGGCACCGGGAGGCCGTGCTCGGCCAGCTCGTCGAGGTGCAGGCGCACCTGGCGGCGATCGAGTACAAGATCGACCTCTACACCGATCGACTCGGGGCGGAGTGTCTGTCGGCCTGA
- a CDS encoding aldo/keto reductase — translation MSTRTLGSTAPLTVSSLGLGCMGMSEFYGTPAHADGIATIHRALDLGVTFLDTADMYGPFTNEQLVGEAIRDQREQVQLATKFGNERLPDGTRVGVNGRPDYVRAACDASLQRLGVDHIDLYYQHRVDPDVPIEETVGAMAELVQAGKVRFLGLSEAAASTIRRAHAVHPITALQTEYSLFTRDLEADILPTLRELGIGLVPYSPLGRGLLTGAITRESLPSGDSRSSGYFPRFQGENLDANLALVDAVRAIADQLDATPGQLALAWVLAQGEDVVPVPGTKRVRYLEENVAAAALTLSEEHLAALARAVPADAVAGERYGDMSSIDSTS, via the coding sequence ATCTCCACCCGCACCCTCGGTAGCACCGCTCCTCTCACCGTCTCCAGCCTCGGGCTTGGCTGCATGGGCATGTCCGAGTTCTACGGCACCCCCGCCCACGCCGATGGCATCGCCACCATCCACCGGGCCCTCGACCTCGGCGTCACCTTCCTCGACACCGCCGACATGTACGGGCCTTTCACCAATGAGCAACTCGTCGGCGAAGCCATCCGCGATCAGCGCGAGCAGGTGCAGCTGGCCACGAAGTTCGGCAACGAGCGACTCCCGGACGGCACCCGCGTGGGCGTCAACGGCCGCCCGGACTACGTCCGCGCGGCGTGTGACGCCTCCCTGCAGCGCCTCGGCGTGGACCACATCGACCTCTACTACCAGCACCGGGTGGACCCGGATGTTCCTATCGAGGAGACCGTGGGCGCGATGGCCGAGCTGGTCCAGGCCGGCAAGGTGCGCTTCCTCGGCCTGTCTGAAGCCGCAGCGTCCACCATCCGGCGCGCCCACGCCGTGCACCCGATCACCGCGCTGCAGACCGAGTACTCGCTGTTCACCCGGGACCTGGAGGCCGATATCCTGCCGACCCTGCGCGAGCTCGGGATCGGTCTGGTGCCGTACTCCCCGCTCGGGCGCGGACTGCTCACCGGTGCGATCACCCGGGAGTCACTGCCCTCCGGCGACAGCCGCAGCAGCGGGTACTTCCCCCGGTTCCAGGGCGAGAACCTGGACGCGAACCTGGCGCTGGTCGACGCGGTGCGCGCGATCGCCGACCAGCTCGACGCCACGCCCGGTCAGCTCGCCCTGGCCTGGGTGCTCGCCCAGGGTGAGGACGTGGTGCCGGTCCCGGGCACGAAGCGGGTGCGCTACCTGGAGGAGAACGTGGCCGCGGCCGCGCTCACGCTCTCCGAGGAGCACCTGGCAGCACTGGCTCGTGCCGTCCCGGCGGACGCCGTCGCCGGTGAGCGATACGGGGACATGAGCTCCATCGACTCGACCTCGTGA
- a CDS encoding AraC family transcriptional regulator: MSPQRLHDAHVANVTVTDIGSWQDIVSWHFHPIRCRTEAPGFSASISRYRISPSLTISRLRVGPHHAERVSGTQVDDVLMAVTLDGAWSLHQHGRTASLGPGSIVLWNARVPYSIEAPSAPQDLLLAQLARPIAGLGDGFLDHLMVTPIGADAPGQPSLQAMLLSLQTDQFLDDPIAGASMTSAVGQVLGSVARSALTHERPADPVRAEKLNLLRASLRERLSDTQLTVEDLAAQHFISARYVHALFADDADTPAAYLRRIRMEHACRLLLERPGMTIQSVARQSGYSDAPSFIRAFTRTFGISPTRWTRVRSEVRHHDDAAGCAPVGLSAEAGWGLQAGHRSRRRAGTGG, translated from the coding sequence ATGAGCCCGCAGCGGTTGCACGACGCGCACGTCGCCAATGTGACCGTCACCGATATCGGGAGCTGGCAGGACATCGTCAGCTGGCACTTCCACCCGATCCGGTGCCGCACCGAAGCGCCGGGATTCTCCGCGAGCATCAGCCGGTATCGCATCTCACCCAGCCTGACGATCAGCAGGCTCCGTGTGGGGCCCCATCACGCGGAACGGGTCAGTGGAACGCAGGTCGACGATGTGCTGATGGCGGTGACCTTGGACGGGGCCTGGTCGCTGCACCAGCACGGCCGGACTGCCTCTCTGGGACCGGGAAGCATCGTGCTGTGGAATGCACGAGTTCCCTACTCGATCGAGGCGCCCAGCGCGCCCCAGGATCTGCTCCTCGCTCAGCTGGCGCGCCCGATCGCCGGGCTCGGCGATGGCTTCCTCGATCACCTGATGGTGACGCCGATCGGAGCCGATGCCCCTGGTCAGCCCTCACTGCAGGCGATGCTGCTCAGCCTCCAGACGGATCAGTTCCTCGATGATCCGATCGCCGGCGCCAGCATGACGAGCGCCGTCGGCCAGGTGCTGGGCTCAGTGGCTCGCTCCGCGCTCACCCACGAGCGACCGGCCGACCCTGTGCGAGCCGAGAAGCTGAACCTGCTTCGAGCGTCGTTGCGGGAGCGGCTGAGCGACACGCAGCTCACCGTGGAAGATCTGGCCGCTCAGCACTTCATCTCGGCGCGGTATGTCCACGCGCTATTCGCCGACGACGCCGACACCCCGGCGGCCTACCTGCGACGCATCCGGATGGAGCACGCCTGCAGGTTGCTCTTGGAGCGGCCGGGGATGACGATCCAGTCAGTGGCGCGCCAGAGCGGTTACTCCGATGCGCCCTCCTTCATCCGGGCCTTCACGAGGACGTTCGGTATCTCCCCGACGCGATGGACCAGGGTGCGGTCAGAGGTTCGCCACCACGACGACGCTGCGGGATGCGCCCCGGTCGGCCTGTCAGCGGAAGCCGGGTGGGGTCTGCAGGCGGGGCATAGGTCACGCAGACGAGCGGGGACGGGCGGCTGA
- the fdhA gene encoding formaldehyde dehydrogenase, glutathione-independent → MTGNKTVVYQGPGQVSVEDLDYPTLEIPKEVADGMGIKQAAPHAVILKLVTTNICGSDQHMVRGRTTAPVGQTLGHEITGEVVDAGDDVLFHSVGDICSVPFNIACGRCRMCNEGKTGICLNVNPARAGAAYGYVDMGGWLGGQAEYVMIPYADFNLLKFPDRDQALEKILDLTMLSDIFPTGYHGAVSAGVTTGSTVYVAGAGPVGLAAAYSAQLLGAATVIVGDMNAERLRQAESFGCATADLSTGDALPDIIADIVGEPEIDAAVDAVGFEARGHGEDAAEAPATVLNDVMSVARAGASLGIPGLYVTGDPGAVDEAAQHGQIGVRLGLGWAKSHVFVTGQCPVKKYNRQLMNLILADRAHIADAVNATTIGLDQAPDGYAQFDAGAAQKFVIDPHGMVA, encoded by the coding sequence ATGACTGGAAACAAGACAGTCGTCTATCAAGGACCCGGACAGGTGTCGGTGGAGGATCTCGACTACCCCACCCTGGAGATCCCGAAGGAAGTCGCCGACGGTATGGGGATCAAACAGGCGGCACCGCACGCGGTCATTCTCAAGCTCGTCACCACGAACATCTGCGGCAGTGACCAGCACATGGTCCGTGGTCGCACCACGGCACCCGTCGGGCAGACGCTCGGCCATGAGATCACCGGCGAGGTCGTGGACGCCGGTGACGATGTGCTGTTCCACAGCGTGGGGGACATCTGCTCGGTGCCGTTCAATATCGCGTGCGGCCGGTGCCGCATGTGCAACGAGGGCAAGACCGGGATCTGCCTGAACGTCAACCCGGCCCGCGCGGGTGCCGCCTACGGGTACGTGGATATGGGTGGCTGGCTGGGCGGACAGGCCGAGTACGTGATGATCCCCTACGCGGACTTCAACCTGCTGAAGTTCCCCGATCGCGATCAGGCGCTCGAGAAGATCCTCGACCTGACGATGCTCTCCGACATCTTCCCCACCGGATACCACGGTGCGGTCTCGGCCGGGGTCACCACCGGATCGACCGTCTACGTTGCCGGAGCCGGGCCGGTCGGGCTGGCCGCCGCATACTCCGCCCAGCTGCTCGGCGCAGCCACCGTGATCGTGGGCGACATGAACGCCGAGCGGCTGCGCCAGGCGGAGAGTTTCGGGTGCGCCACCGCGGATCTGTCCACCGGCGACGCATTGCCGGACATCATCGCCGACATCGTGGGAGAACCGGAGATCGACGCAGCAGTGGACGCCGTCGGGTTCGAGGCCCGGGGCCATGGCGAAGATGCCGCCGAAGCACCCGCCACCGTGCTGAACGACGTGATGAGCGTGGCCCGTGCCGGCGCATCCCTCGGCATCCCGGGCCTCTATGTCACCGGTGACCCCGGTGCCGTCGACGAGGCCGCCCAGCATGGCCAGATCGGCGTCCGGCTCGGCCTGGGATGGGCGAAGTCGCACGTCTTCGTGACCGGGCAGTGCCCGGTCAAGAAGTACAACCGGCAGCTGATGAACCTCATCCTCGCGGATCGAGCCCACATCGCCGACGCGGTGAACGCCACCACCATCGGTCTCGACCAGGCGCCGGACGGGTACGCGCAGTTCGACGCCGGTGCCGCCCAGAAGTTTGTGATCGACCCACACGGCATGGTCGCCTGA
- a CDS encoding RNA polymerase sigma factor, translated as MPAPTDVSWQAAFHTLKPGKWGVAMPDAIGDLTRALDAEDPAAARQGLRDLPPEVAGAEGLDVLAAAASGGSALAVELFVEQLDATGVVHRFVRGALLDESAIDDVAQDSLISVASSIGSFTGASKATTWVHSIVRRRVTDHLRRQRATTPLPQDDLGPGERMSSMIATRATVREALAGLPDLYREPVTLRDIEGLPYAEVSERLDRSIGTVKSQVARGRALVAAALGSTGEGER; from the coding sequence GTGCCTGCACCAACTGACGTCTCGTGGCAGGCTGCTTTCCATACGCTCAAGCCGGGCAAGTGGGGAGTTGCGATGCCGGACGCGATCGGGGACCTGACCCGGGCGCTCGACGCTGAGGACCCGGCCGCCGCACGGCAGGGGCTCCGTGACCTGCCGCCCGAGGTTGCCGGCGCCGAGGGTCTGGACGTGCTCGCCGCGGCGGCTTCCGGCGGATCAGCCCTGGCCGTCGAACTATTCGTGGAGCAGTTGGACGCCACCGGGGTGGTGCACCGGTTCGTCCGGGGCGCTCTCCTGGACGAGTCCGCCATCGACGACGTCGCCCAGGACAGCCTGATCTCGGTGGCCTCCTCGATCGGCTCCTTCACAGGGGCATCGAAAGCGACCACCTGGGTGCACAGCATCGTGCGCCGCCGGGTGACCGACCATCTGCGCCGCCAGCGCGCCACCACTCCACTGCCGCAGGACGACCTCGGCCCCGGCGAGCGGATGAGTTCGATGATCGCCACGCGCGCCACCGTGCGTGAGGCGCTCGCCGGCCTGCCGGACCTGTACCGCGAACCGGTGACCCTGCGGGACATCGAGGGCCTGCCCTACGCCGAGGTGTCAGAACGGCTGGACCGCAGTATCGGCACGGTGAAGTCGCAGGTGGCGCGCGGGCGCGCCCTGGTGGCCGCGGCGCTGGGCAGCACCGGCGAGGGTGAGCGCTGA
- a CDS encoding serine/threonine-protein kinase, translating into MVERIGRYRLEEVIGIGSFATVHRGVDDRLEDTIVVKLLAENHSLNPEVRERFIAEGRSLRRVRSPHVVTVHDLGESDRQQPYLVLEHADRGTLAARVASLRAKGWTASPEELLATARTLAAAIEAVHRAHLVHRDLSPGNVLLTTARGPEGVTPDGGPPAPSAGTAGPLVQSGERLLVADLGMCKDLALNSGLTVAGGTSGFRPPEQRDGPGIVDARADLWSLSALMFWLAEGAEVPEAFTAALRVSMAENPEDRHPDVTGWLAAVEGALAPEPAASEPDAPHVGPFPDARRRGGLVVALATLAVLVAAGIGLALGALLFRDDGQPPASTADASVAIDGPSQLTVGEPAEFTAVVEGVQTMVWALPNGTYAVDEEAVTLTPRGPGIASITLNARTPAGTELEAVHEVEVTE; encoded by the coding sequence ATGGTGGAGCGGATCGGCCGGTACCGCCTGGAGGAGGTGATCGGCATCGGGTCCTTCGCCACCGTGCACCGCGGCGTGGACGACCGGCTCGAGGACACGATCGTGGTGAAGCTGCTCGCGGAGAACCACAGCCTCAACCCGGAGGTGCGGGAACGGTTTATCGCCGAGGGCCGCAGCCTGCGCCGGGTGCGCAGCCCGCACGTGGTGACCGTGCACGACCTGGGTGAGTCGGACCGCCAGCAGCCCTACCTGGTGCTCGAGCACGCGGACCGGGGGACGCTCGCCGCCCGGGTCGCATCGCTGCGCGCTAAGGGCTGGACGGCGAGCCCGGAGGAACTGCTTGCTACCGCCCGCACCCTGGCGGCGGCGATCGAGGCGGTGCATCGGGCGCACCTGGTGCACCGCGACCTGAGCCCGGGCAACGTGCTGCTCACCACCGCCCGGGGTCCGGAGGGCGTCACGCCCGACGGCGGCCCTCCCGCCCCGAGCGCAGGCACGGCCGGGCCGCTGGTCCAGTCCGGCGAACGCCTTCTCGTGGCCGACCTGGGCATGTGCAAGGACCTCGCGCTCAACTCCGGGCTGACGGTGGCCGGCGGGACGTCCGGGTTCCGGCCGCCCGAGCAGCGGGACGGCCCCGGGATCGTCGACGCCCGGGCGGACTTGTGGTCGCTCTCGGCGCTGATGTTCTGGCTCGCCGAGGGTGCGGAGGTGCCCGAGGCGTTCACCGCGGCGCTGCGGGTCAGCATGGCGGAGAACCCCGAGGACAGGCACCCCGACGTGACCGGCTGGTTGGCCGCCGTCGAGGGTGCGCTGGCGCCGGAGCCGGCCGCCTCAGAACCGGACGCGCCGCACGTGGGCCCCTTCCCGGATGCGCGGCGGCGCGGCGGGCTGGTCGTCGCGCTGGCGACACTGGCGGTGCTCGTGGCGGCAGGGATCGGGCTGGCGCTCGGGGCACTGCTGTTCCGCGACGACGGCCAGCCGCCGGCGAGCACCGCTGACGCCTCTGTCGCGATCGACGGCCCTTCGCAGCTGACGGTCGGTGAGCCCGCGGAGTTCACGGCCGTGGTCGAGGGCGTCCAGACCATGGTCTGGGCCCTGCCCAACGGGACCTACGCCGTCGACGAGGAGGCCGTGACCCTCACGCCGCGCGGACCGGGCATCGCCTCGATCACGCTCAACGCCCGCACCCCCGCCGGCACCGAGCTGGAGGCCGTGCACGAGGTGGAGGTGACCGAATAG
- a CDS encoding OmpA family protein, which translates to MKYTTFQMAAVPALLAVTLAGCGPQEAEFDPPATDESSSEAPEGTGDPAEPEEPSSSNEEPGDDPTASAEPVEIPECLEDGDDRTIAMLDDVVIPAETIAATPSETIEVGGKTVELPGIPETEIPERVIEAGCVIVYDAPGGCLGAIEISRAVIPEAVIPERVLPAVTLPDGTVIEEEVLPAVTRDAVVVPGDRTEEVCQNTDEASEGGYVSHVYRDAVSRSSRHQRVLIQSERVRHPVWVDGELVGRTIVSRARVDSTRYGDLFIDGASLHGFWLDDAENTEVAEDENQTFFTTPSDVLFAVDEATIDPAAESELETIAAAIATLGDDVQVLVDGHTDNVRSAEHNQRLSEERAEAVAAWLTDNAGIDAGSITTRGFGFDYPRADNSTEEGRADNRRVVITAITQG; encoded by the coding sequence ATGAAGTACACCACGTTCCAGATGGCGGCCGTGCCTGCGCTACTGGCGGTCACGCTGGCCGGCTGCGGCCCGCAGGAGGCCGAGTTCGACCCGCCGGCCACCGACGAGTCCAGCAGCGAGGCTCCGGAAGGGACCGGTGATCCGGCTGAACCGGAGGAGCCGAGCTCATCGAACGAGGAACCCGGCGATGATCCGACCGCATCCGCCGAGCCGGTGGAGATTCCCGAGTGCCTGGAGGACGGGGACGACCGCACCATCGCGATGTTGGACGACGTGGTCATCCCGGCTGAGACGATCGCCGCCACCCCCAGCGAGACGATCGAGGTCGGCGGGAAGACCGTGGAGCTCCCCGGTATCCCCGAGACGGAGATCCCGGAGCGGGTGATCGAGGCGGGGTGCGTCATCGTGTACGACGCTCCGGGAGGTTGCCTGGGAGCCATCGAGATCAGTCGCGCCGTTATTCCCGAGGCGGTCATTCCGGAACGCGTACTGCCCGCGGTGACCCTGCCGGACGGCACCGTCATCGAGGAAGAGGTACTGCCTGCCGTCACCCGTGACGCCGTGGTCGTTCCCGGGGACCGTACCGAGGAGGTCTGCCAGAACACCGACGAGGCAAGCGAGGGCGGGTACGTGAGCCACGTGTATCGGGACGCCGTCTCCAGGTCGAGCCGGCACCAAAGGGTGCTGATCCAGTCCGAGCGCGTACGCCACCCTGTCTGGGTCGACGGAGAACTGGTCGGTCGGACGATCGTCAGCCGTGCCCGCGTCGACAGCACCCGCTATGGGGACCTGTTCATCGACGGGGCGAGTCTGCACGGTTTCTGGCTGGACGATGCCGAGAACACCGAGGTGGCTGAGGACGAGAATCAGACGTTCTTCACCACGCCCTCCGACGTGCTCTTCGCGGTCGACGAGGCCACGATCGACCCGGCTGCGGAGAGTGAGCTGGAGACGATCGCCGCCGCCATCGCCACGCTGGGTGATGATGTCCAGGTCCTCGTCGACGGGCACACGGACAACGTCCGCTCCGCTGAGCACAACCAGCGTCTCTCCGAAGAGCGGGCCGAAGCCGTCGCTGCCTGGCTGACCGACAATGCCGGTATCGACGCCGGCTCGATCACCACCAGAGGCTTCGGCTTCGACTACCCCCGCGCCGACAACAGCACCGAGGAAGGTCGCGCCGACAACAGGCGCGTCGTCATCACCGCCATCACCCAGGGCTGA
- a CDS encoding YciI family protein, with product MTDTWVFLIREPDWDSDAFLPENLAGRDPFEISDDMAAQGKFEQVVKDLGAKVTGGQALQNASYGGWVKSGQNGAEPVYTDAPFTDSSEVITGFYTIECDEATARRLAGLLPSGNIVEWRKVHQFE from the coding sequence ATGACCGACACATGGGTATTCCTGATCCGCGAACCCGACTGGGACTCGGACGCATTCCTGCCCGAGAACCTCGCCGGCCGCGATCCGTTCGAGATCTCCGACGACATGGCCGCACAGGGCAAGTTCGAGCAGGTGGTGAAGGACCTGGGCGCGAAAGTCACCGGTGGCCAAGCGCTGCAGAACGCCTCCTACGGCGGCTGGGTGAAGTCGGGCCAGAACGGCGCAGAGCCGGTCTACACCGACGCTCCGTTCACCGACTCCTCGGAGGTCATCACGGGGTTCTACACCATCGAGTGCGACGAAGCGACCGCGCGCCGGCTCGCCGGTCTGCTGCCCAGCGGCAATATCGTCGAGTGGCGCAAGGTGCACCAGTTCGAGTGA
- a CDS encoding DUF6596 domain-containing protein — MTIHREEFRTAWPQVVRTLAARTHSLDLGEEYAAEAFARATEQPPGLIDDLPAWCVRVGHRAWLDDVRRAERFGKLRYELIQQASEPDGGAPVLDDRLAMLFVACDDVLAPGAQLVLAMRLVCGLTTRQIATHLGISSTTAAARLTRAKASLARARPGFEVPEAVARTARLPLVLACVSALLTVGQRELVDPDDPAVDPGRDALTLAETLAQEYPKDAEAIGLRACCRLALGRRPGRVRDGVALPLEEADRTAWNPILLRAGLADVARANALTQAPGRFVLEAAISGLHTTIRRPDAADWATVVGLYDALVRQWPSPAAHVARLVAMGRRELTAGGDLTAVERDLEQIVTDGPDYAARDATFALADLEHRTNRATESAARYRELAETVPEGPLREFCRLRARI, encoded by the coding sequence GTGACGATCCACCGCGAGGAGTTCCGGACCGCCTGGCCGCAGGTGGTCCGGACCCTCGCGGCGCGCACCCACAGCCTGGACCTGGGTGAGGAGTACGCGGCTGAAGCCTTCGCTCGCGCAACCGAGCAACCACCGGGGTTGATCGACGATCTGCCCGCCTGGTGCGTGCGGGTGGGGCACCGGGCGTGGCTGGACGATGTGCGCCGGGCCGAACGATTCGGCAAGCTCCGGTACGAACTCATCCAGCAGGCGAGCGAGCCCGACGGCGGAGCACCCGTTCTGGACGACCGGCTCGCCATGCTGTTCGTCGCCTGTGACGACGTGCTTGCTCCGGGCGCCCAGCTGGTCCTCGCGATGCGGCTCGTGTGCGGGTTGACCACTCGGCAGATCGCCACACACCTGGGCATCAGTTCCACGACGGCGGCCGCTCGCCTGACCCGGGCGAAGGCCAGTCTGGCCCGTGCTCGCCCCGGGTTCGAGGTGCCGGAGGCAGTTGCGCGCACCGCCCGCCTCCCGCTGGTGCTGGCATGCGTGTCCGCATTGCTCACGGTGGGACAACGTGAGCTGGTCGACCCCGACGATCCGGCCGTCGACCCTGGCCGGGACGCCCTCACCCTCGCCGAGACGCTGGCGCAGGAGTATCCGAAGGACGCGGAGGCGATCGGGCTTCGGGCGTGCTGCCGACTTGCGCTCGGGCGCCGCCCCGGACGCGTACGCGACGGGGTAGCCCTGCCGCTGGAGGAGGCCGACCGGACCGCCTGGAACCCGATCCTGCTGCGCGCCGGCCTGGCCGATGTGGCCCGCGCGAACGCCCTCACCCAGGCGCCGGGACGCTTTGTCCTCGAAGCGGCCATCTCGGGGCTGCACACCACGATCAGGCGACCGGACGCGGCCGACTGGGCGACCGTCGTCGGGCTCTATGACGCGCTCGTGAGGCAATGGCCCTCGCCGGCCGCCCACGTGGCTCGGTTGGTGGCCATGGGCCGGCGGGAGCTGACCGCAGGAGGTGACCTGACCGCCGTCGAGCGGGACCTGGAGCAGATCGTGACCGACGGACCGGACTATGCGGCGCGGGACGCGACGTTCGCCCTCGCTGACCTGGAGCACCGCACCAACCGGGCGACGGAATCTGCTGCGCGGTACCGCGAGCTGGCCGAGACCGTGCCGGAAGGACCGTTGCGGGAGTTCTGTCGGCTGCGAGCGAGAATCTGA